From Neisseria musculi, the proteins below share one genomic window:
- the gloB gene encoding hydroxyacylglutathione hydrolase produces the protein MAAQAFTIHPVAALDDNYIWTVSRNGQAVCIDPGEAGPVLDYLHRHGLSLAEIWITHHHHDHTGGIAGLKQVFPQCTVYGNRDIAAADRYAGEGVQWLFGGCRVEVWHTPGHTAGHLSYLLHDAEGLHVFCGDTLFSAGCGRVFCGTAGQLYVSLQRYAGLPGHTLFYPAHEYTAANLRFAACVEPDNPAVRTARAAAEHMPTLPVSLAHELRINPFLRTGGRQVAQKAAEYSGGKLADGAAVFAALREWKNRF, from the coding sequence ATGGCTGCGCAGGCGTTTACTATCCATCCGGTTGCCGCGTTGGACGACAACTATATCTGGACGGTTTCCCGCAACGGGCAGGCCGTCTGCATCGACCCGGGAGAGGCCGGGCCCGTGCTCGACTATCTGCACCGCCACGGCCTGAGTTTGGCCGAAATATGGATTACCCACCACCATCACGACCACACAGGCGGCATCGCCGGGCTGAAGCAGGTTTTCCCGCAATGCACGGTATACGGCAACCGCGACATCGCCGCCGCCGACCGGTATGCAGGCGAAGGCGTGCAGTGGCTGTTTGGCGGCTGCCGCGTTGAAGTTTGGCACACGCCCGGCCATACCGCCGGGCATCTGAGCTATCTGCTGCACGATGCAGAGGGCCTGCACGTTTTCTGCGGCGACACCCTGTTTTCGGCAGGTTGCGGACGGGTGTTTTGCGGCACCGCCGGGCAGCTTTATGTCTCGCTGCAACGCTATGCCGGCCTGCCCGGGCACACATTGTTTTACCCCGCACACGAATACACCGCCGCCAACCTGCGCTTTGCTGCCTGTGTCGAGCCGGACAACCCCGCCGTGCGCACCGCCCGAGCCGCCGCAGAACACATGCCCACATTGCCGGTGAGCCTGGCGCACGAGCTTCGGATCAACCCGTTTCTGCGCACAGGCGGCCGGCAGGTGGCGCAGAAAGCGGCGGAATACAGCGGCGGAAAATTGGCAGACGGAGCTGCTGTGTTCGCTGCCCTAAGGGAATGGAAAAACCGTTTTTAA
- a CDS encoding energy-coupling factor ABC transporter permease has product MDFSAAWFPPALLYAALLLWAGILLAAKSALPALCRHNGAAMVAAAYMAVLWGLNAGLGSGQLAGMSYHLLGINLAVLMLGLPAALWLGTLLLAAYTALHGGGNWAALGLNALFVLLPAAAINAAFRRVAARLPDNLFVYIFVNGFLAAAAGMLLTGLLVSVLLQLAGVFAADALWQSAFPVFFLLSWGEAFLSGIFTAVFVALRPRWLSTFDERRFLRARNSIWT; this is encoded by the coding sequence ATGGATTTTTCGGCTGCCTGGTTTCCCCCTGCCCTGCTCTATGCCGCCCTGCTGCTGTGGGCGGGTATTTTGCTGGCCGCCAAATCCGCGCTGCCTGCGCTGTGCCGGCACAACGGTGCCGCAATGGTCGCGGCGGCTTATATGGCGGTGCTGTGGGGATTGAATGCGGGTTTGGGCAGCGGGCAGTTGGCGGGCATGAGCTACCACCTTCTCGGCATCAATTTGGCTGTGCTGATGCTCGGCCTGCCCGCCGCTTTATGGCTGGGCACGCTGCTGCTGGCAGCCTACACCGCGCTGCACGGCGGCGGAAACTGGGCGGCGCTGGGGCTCAACGCGCTGTTTGTGCTGCTGCCTGCCGCTGCCATTAATGCTGCATTCCGCCGCGTTGCCGCACGGCTGCCCGACAATCTGTTTGTTTATATTTTTGTCAACGGCTTTCTCGCTGCCGCAGCGGGAATGCTGCTCACAGGGCTGCTGGTGTCGGTGCTGTTGCAGCTTGCCGGCGTGTTTGCTGCCGATGCGTTGTGGCAGTCGGCATTTCCGGTGTTTTTTCTGCTCTCTTGGGGCGAAGCCTTTCTCAGCGGCATTTTCACGGCCGTTTTCGTGGCTCTGCGCCCGCGCTGGTTGAGCACTTTTGACGAGCGGCGTTTTTTGCGCGCCCGAAACAGCATTTGGACATAA
- the ppx gene encoding exopolyphosphatase, whose protein sequence is MNAPNLLASVDLGSNSFRLQICEIHNGQLKVIDSFKQMVRFAAGLDSRKNLDEASQERALECLAKFGERLRGFQPGQVRAVATNTFRVAKNIAQFMPKAESALGFSIEIIAGREEARLIYTGVVHTLPPNGDRMLVIDIGGGSTEFVIGSELKPTSTESLPLGCVTYSLRFFQNKITQKDFQAAVTAARNEIQRISKLMKRSGWDFAVGTSGSAKSIRDVIAAENPQEHDITYAGMKKLADKIIAAGSVKKARLEGMKPDRIEVFAGGLAVMTAAFEELEIEKMTVTEAALRDGVFYDLIGRQLNEDMRDQTTAEFQERYHVSKNQAARVAAAAQKFMESIGHAQNMPVQELAYWQQYLNWAGLLHEIGVDIAHTGYHKHSAYILENADMPGFSRKEQNILSQLVLGHRGDVRKMMPLAGSSAIWPAILSLRLAALFCRARLPLDLPPFTQLRNSDGGKGFVLRINRNWLDRHPLIAGALEYESGQWQRAGMPFTVQAQ, encoded by the coding sequence ATGAATGCTCCCAACCTTCTTGCTTCCGTGGATTTAGGATCCAACAGTTTCCGCCTGCAGATCTGCGAAATCCACAACGGCCAGTTGAAAGTCATCGATTCGTTTAAACAGATGGTGCGCTTCGCAGCAGGTTTGGACAGCCGCAAAAATCTTGACGAAGCCTCGCAGGAGCGGGCGCTGGAATGCTTGGCCAAATTCGGCGAACGCCTGCGCGGCTTCCAACCCGGGCAGGTGCGGGCGGTGGCCACCAACACCTTCCGCGTGGCGAAAAACATCGCCCAATTCATGCCCAAAGCCGAATCCGCGTTGGGCTTTTCCATCGAAATCATCGCAGGCCGCGAAGAAGCCCGCCTGATTTACACCGGCGTGGTGCACACTCTGCCGCCCAACGGCGACAGAATGCTGGTTATCGACATCGGCGGCGGCTCCACCGAATTCGTTATCGGTTCCGAGCTCAAACCCACTTCCACCGAAAGCCTGCCGCTGGGCTGCGTAACCTACAGCCTGCGTTTTTTCCAAAACAAAATTACCCAAAAAGATTTTCAGGCGGCCGTTACCGCCGCACGCAACGAAATCCAGCGCATCAGCAAACTGATGAAGCGCAGCGGCTGGGATTTCGCCGTGGGCACTTCGGGATCGGCCAAATCCATACGCGATGTGATTGCCGCCGAAAACCCGCAGGAACACGACATCACCTACGCGGGCATGAAAAAGCTGGCCGACAAAATCATTGCCGCCGGCAGCGTGAAAAAAGCGCGCCTGGAGGGCATGAAACCCGACCGCATCGAAGTGTTTGCCGGCGGGCTGGCCGTGATGACGGCCGCGTTTGAAGAGCTGGAAATCGAAAAAATGACGGTAACCGAGGCCGCCCTGCGCGATGGTGTGTTTTACGATCTGATCGGCCGCCAGCTCAACGAAGACATGCGCGACCAAACCACCGCAGAATTCCAAGAACGCTATCATGTGAGCAAAAACCAGGCCGCCCGCGTGGCCGCTGCCGCGCAAAAGTTTATGGAAAGCATCGGCCACGCCCAAAACATGCCCGTGCAGGAGCTGGCCTATTGGCAGCAATACCTCAACTGGGCGGGGCTGCTGCACGAAATCGGTGTCGATATCGCCCACACCGGCTACCACAAACACTCTGCCTATATTCTCGAAAACGCCGATATGCCCGGCTTTTCGCGCAAAGAGCAGAATATTTTGTCGCAGCTGGTGCTCGGCCACCGGGGCGATGTGCGCAAAATGATGCCTTTGGCCGGCAGCAGTGCCATATGGCCGGCCATTCTTTCGCTACGGCTGGCCGCACTGTTCTGCCGCGCCCGCCTGCCGTTGGATCTGCCGCCCTTCACCCAGCTGCGCAACAGCGATGGGGGCAAAGGCTTCGTGTTGCGCATCAACCGCAACTGGCTCGACCGGCACCCGCTGATTGCCGGCGCGCTCGAATACGAAAGCGGACAATGGCAGCGGGCAGGCATGCCCTTTACCGTGCAGGCACAATAA
- the pdxH gene encoding pyridoxamine 5'-phosphate oxidase, translating into MDLHHIREDYSRQELSEAECGDNPIAQFDRWLNEAIRAEVNEPTAMNVATVNSDGRPEGRQVLLKETNPRGFVFFTNYKSRKGRALAAVPFAALTFFWPELERQVRVEGRVEKLDEAASDEYFESRPYTSRIGAWASEQSEVISGKAALVARAAAVGLQHPLHVPRPPHWGGYIVLPDRVEFWQGRPSRLHDRIQYRLQNGIWHKERLSP; encoded by the coding sequence ATGGATCTGCACCATATCCGCGAAGACTACAGCAGGCAGGAACTCTCGGAAGCCGAATGCGGCGACAACCCTATTGCCCAGTTTGACCGCTGGCTCAACGAAGCCATCCGCGCCGAAGTAAACGAACCCACCGCCATGAACGTGGCCACCGTCAATTCAGACGGCCGCCCCGAAGGCAGGCAGGTGCTGCTTAAAGAAACCAACCCGCGCGGCTTTGTGTTTTTCACCAACTATAAAAGCCGCAAAGGCCGCGCGCTGGCAGCCGTGCCGTTTGCCGCCCTCACCTTTTTCTGGCCCGAACTGGAGCGGCAGGTGCGCGTGGAAGGGCGGGTAGAAAAACTCGATGAAGCCGCATCAGACGAATATTTCGAAAGCCGTCCCTACACCAGCCGCATCGGCGCATGGGCCAGCGAGCAGAGCGAAGTGATTTCGGGCAAAGCGGCATTGGTGGCGCGCGCTGCCGCCGTGGGCCTGCAACACCCGCTGCACGTGCCCCGCCCGCCGCACTGGGGCGGCTACATTGTCCTGCCCGACCGTGTGGAGTTCTGGCAGGGCCGCCCCAGCCGCCTGCACGACCGCATCCAATACCGTTTGCAAAACGGCATCTGGCACAAAGAAAGACTGTCGCCCTGA
- the serS gene encoding serine--tRNA ligase gives MLDIQQLRNHTAAVAERLAARGYPLDTARFEALENKRKQLQVRTEELQAARNSESKKIGALKSSGRHEEAEQTMAQVAQIKADLEQAAADYEAVQAELDAWLAAIPNLPHESVPVGADESGNVEVRRYGAPRVFDFAVKDHVDLGAPLGLDFETGAQLSGARFAVMKGRIARLHRALAQFMLDTHTLHHGYTEYYTPYIVSSNTLFGTGQLPKFGEDLFHVTRGGDETKLVQYLIPTAEVTLTNTVAESIVPSETLPLKLTAHSPCFRSEAGAYGKDVRGLIRQHQFDKVEMVQITRPEHSYDALEEMVGHAEKILQLLELPYRVIVLCTGDMGFGAAKTYDVEVWVPAQNTYREISSCSNCEDFQARRMKARFKDENGKNRLLHTLNGSGLAVGRTLVAVLENHQNADGSINIPAALQPYMGGIAKLQP, from the coding sequence ATGTTAGACATCCAACAACTCCGCAACCACACCGCCGCCGTGGCCGAGCGTTTGGCCGCACGCGGCTACCCGCTCGACACCGCCCGCTTCGAAGCACTGGAAAACAAACGCAAGCAACTGCAAGTCCGCACCGAAGAGCTGCAGGCCGCGCGCAACAGCGAGTCGAAAAAAATCGGCGCCCTGAAAAGTTCGGGCAGGCACGAAGAAGCGGAGCAAACGATGGCGCAGGTGGCGCAGATTAAAGCAGATTTGGAACAGGCCGCCGCCGACTACGAGGCCGTGCAGGCCGAGTTGGATGCCTGGCTGGCCGCCATTCCCAACCTGCCGCACGAGAGCGTGCCGGTGGGCGCGGACGAAAGCGGGAATGTGGAGGTGCGCCGCTACGGCGCGCCGCGCGTGTTTGATTTCGCCGTCAAAGACCACGTTGATTTGGGCGCGCCGCTGGGTTTGGATTTTGAAACGGGTGCGCAGCTTTCCGGCGCGCGCTTTGCCGTGATGAAAGGCCGAATCGCCCGCCTGCACCGCGCGCTGGCGCAGTTTATGCTCGACACCCACACGCTGCACCACGGCTACACCGAGTATTACACGCCCTATATTGTCAGCAGCAACACCCTGTTCGGCACCGGCCAGCTGCCCAAATTCGGCGAAGACCTGTTTCACGTTACCCGCGGCGGCGATGAAACCAAGCTTGTGCAATATCTGATTCCCACCGCCGAAGTTACGCTCACCAACACCGTGGCCGAGAGCATTGTGCCGTCTGAAACACTGCCGCTGAAACTCACCGCCCATTCGCCCTGCTTCCGCTCCGAAGCGGGTGCCTACGGCAAAGACGTGCGCGGCCTGATCCGCCAGCACCAGTTCGACAAAGTGGAAATGGTGCAGATTACCCGCCCCGAGCATTCCTATGATGCGCTGGAAGAGATGGTCGGTCATGCCGAAAAAATCCTGCAACTGCTCGAGCTGCCCTACCGCGTGATTGTGCTGTGTACCGGCGATATGGGGTTCGGCGCGGCCAAAACCTATGATGTGGAAGTGTGGGTGCCGGCGCAAAACACCTACCGCGAAATTTCGAGCTGCTCCAACTGCGAAGACTTCCAAGCCCGCCGCATGAAAGCACGCTTCAAAGACGAAAACGGCAAAAACCGCCTGCTGCACACGCTCAACGGCTCCGGCCTGGCGGTCGGCCGCACGTTGGTAGCCGTGCTGGAAAACCACCAGAATGCAGACGGCAGCATCAACATCCCCGCCGCGCTGCAACCCTATATGGGCGGCATTGCCAAGCTGCAACCCTAG
- a CDS encoding DNA polymerase III subunit chi: MPKATFYTHVGDPAAFVCRLAERAVKSSSRVLLWADSPEAAERLDRQLWQFDPASFLPHELWVHGRALPQNVPLLVSYGEALPETAPGTIVLNVSADFWCYAPARPARVLEIIGTGLEDLADARERFKAYRKQGFEVEHHNMQGKA; the protein is encoded by the coding sequence ATGCCCAAAGCAACTTTCTACACCCATGTCGGCGATCCTGCCGCTTTCGTTTGCCGCTTGGCGGAACGCGCCGTGAAAAGCAGCAGCCGTGTGCTGCTGTGGGCAGATTCGCCCGAAGCAGCCGAGCGGCTGGACAGGCAATTGTGGCAGTTTGATCCGGCAAGTTTTCTGCCGCACGAGTTGTGGGTTCACGGCCGGGCATTGCCGCAAAACGTGCCGCTGCTGGTGTCTTACGGGGAAGCGCTGCCTGAAACCGCACCCGGCACGATAGTGCTGAACGTCTCTGCCGATTTTTGGTGTTATGCCCCTGCCCGACCCGCCCGCGTGCTGGAAATCATCGGCACCGGCCTGGAAGATCTGGCCGATGCCCGCGAGCGTTTCAAGGCCTATCGTAAACAGGGCTTTGAAGTCGAACACCACAATATGCAGGGCAAAGCCTAA
- a CDS encoding FeoA family protein, giving the protein MAVVPLSSLSKGTYAHIDSIRPQAIFGGLDDLVGRRLADLGFSNGMPLMVVAVGAFGKGPLAVRLGNQSQFALRAPEAAKIMCRVVTEHF; this is encoded by the coding sequence ATGGCCGTGGTTCCGCTCTCTTCTCTCAGCAAAGGCACATATGCCCATATTGATTCTATCCGGCCGCAAGCCATTTTCGGCGGGTTAGATGATTTGGTCGGCCGCCGTTTGGCCGATTTGGGTTTTTCCAACGGTATGCCGCTGATGGTGGTTGCCGTGGGCGCATTCGGCAAGGGGCCGCTTGCCGTGCGTTTGGGCAATCAGTCGCAATTTGCCCTGCGTGCGCCCGAGGCAGCCAAAATCATGTGCCGCGTGGTAACCGAACATTTCTAA